One Moorella sp. E308F genomic region harbors:
- a CDS encoding FadR/GntR family transcriptional regulator: MAIKQIPKISVSNAVFEQIKEQILSGNWPPGSRLPSENELTKMFGVSRISVRSALQKLAILGLIQTRQGDGTFVADLSTDIYLNSLLPALALGKHDLLEILEFRKVYEIENARLAALRRNEKDLERLNAIITRMREYSDDIKRFSMEDLNFHLELARATKNSLILKVSQITKDILCFHMEEIVSFRGTSAGLYYHPRILEAVTIQDADLAAKIMTEHIELTIQDIEEKYPES; encoded by the coding sequence ATGGCTATTAAACAAATCCCCAAAATAAGTGTCAGCAATGCTGTTTTTGAACAAATTAAAGAACAGATCTTGAGTGGCAACTGGCCCCCGGGGAGCAGGCTCCCTTCGGAAAATGAGCTCACCAAAATGTTCGGCGTGAGCCGCATTTCCGTACGCTCAGCATTGCAAAAACTGGCAATTTTAGGGTTAATCCAAACCAGGCAGGGAGATGGTACCTTTGTAGCTGACCTATCGACTGATATCTATCTTAATTCACTCTTGCCAGCCCTTGCTCTGGGCAAGCATGATTTGTTAGAGATACTGGAATTTAGAAAGGTATATGAAATAGAAAATGCCCGTCTGGCCGCATTACGCAGGAATGAAAAAGATTTAGAACGATTAAACGCTATTATAACGAGAATGCGTGAATATAGTGACGATATTAAACGTTTCTCCATGGAGGATCTTAACTTCCATCTAGAGTTGGCTCGGGCAACGAAAAATTCACTGATTCTAAAGGTAAGCCAGATTACGAAGGACATCTTGTGTTTCCATATGGAGGAGATTGTATCTTTTCGGGGTACGTCGGCCGGTCTATATTACCATCCCCGCATCTTAGAGGCCGTTACCATTCAAGATGCAGATTTGGCAGCCAAAATAATGACCGAGCATATTGAGCTAACCATTCAAGATATTGAGGAAAAATATCCTGAGAGCTAG
- a CDS encoding desulfoferrodoxin has protein sequence MTAIGQVYRCNVCGNIVEVLHPGVGALVCCGKPMELLTENTVDASKEKHVPVVTKVNGGFKVTVGSIPHPMEEKHYIEWIELQAGGQVLRQHLDPGDAPEAVFCTESGSATARAYCNLHGHWRSNN, from the coding sequence ATGACAGCAATCGGCCAGGTTTACAGGTGCAATGTTTGCGGTAATATTGTCGAGGTCCTCCATCCCGGTGTTGGGGCCCTGGTATGCTGCGGCAAACCCATGGAGTTATTGACGGAGAACACTGTAGACGCCAGCAAGGAAAAGCATGTCCCGGTAGTTACTAAAGTTAATGGTGGTTTTAAAGTGACCGTTGGCAGTATTCCCCATCCAATGGAAGAAAAGCATTATATTGAGTGGATCGAACTGCAGGCCGGCGGCCAGGTCTTGCGGCAGCACCTGGATCCCGGTGACGCTCCCGAGGCAGTTTTTTGTACTGAATCCGGGAGTGCCACGGCCCGCGCCTATTGCAACCTCCACGGCCACTGGCGGTCCAATAATTAA
- a CDS encoding rubredoxin-like domain-containing protein has product MNKWRCSVCGYAFEGEAPPEKCPSCQSTCSFVDANCYIPDCGGGSI; this is encoded by the coding sequence ATGAATAAATGGCGCTGTTCCGTATGTGGTTATGCTTTTGAAGGGGAAGCCCCTCCGGAAAAATGTCCTTCCTGTCAGTCAACCTGTAGTTTTGTCGATGCCAACTGCTATATCCCTGATTGCGGCGGCGGCTCTATATAG
- a CDS encoding MurR/RpiR family transcriptional regulator — MAPNNDTPAQGGLLRLRSIYPSLTAAEQRAASYILENPGEIIHLSITELAEQAQTAEATIFRLCKRLGYRGFQAFKIALASEMVDPVQNIHEDVQPSDDMLIIAHKVFQSNVQCLQDTLKIQEKEALEQAVEMLLNARRVEFYGSGGSGAIAMDAYHKFMRTGIWCQAHTDAHLQVMAASLLGPEDVAVGISHTGANKDVYEALKTAREAGAKTIGITNFMKSPLTRVTDICLFTSARETHFRSEAMSSRISQLAIIDSLVVGVSLRRQEEALSGLQKIRHAIANKRF; from the coding sequence ATGGCTCCTAACAATGATACGCCTGCTCAAGGCGGCCTTTTACGTTTGCGAAGCATTTATCCCAGCCTTACCGCTGCCGAGCAGCGGGCGGCCAGCTATATCCTGGAGAACCCGGGGGAAATAATCCATCTATCAATTACCGAATTGGCCGAACAGGCACAAACAGCCGAAGCCACTATTTTCCGCCTCTGCAAGCGCCTAGGTTATCGCGGCTTCCAGGCCTTCAAAATTGCCCTGGCCAGTGAAATGGTAGACCCCGTACAGAATATCCATGAAGACGTACAGCCGAGTGATGACATGTTGATTATCGCCCATAAAGTATTTCAATCTAATGTCCAGTGCCTTCAGGATACCCTGAAAATCCAGGAGAAAGAAGCCTTGGAACAGGCGGTAGAAATGCTACTCAACGCCCGCCGGGTAGAGTTCTATGGTTCCGGCGGTTCAGGCGCCATAGCGATGGATGCCTACCATAAGTTTATGCGCACAGGCATCTGGTGCCAGGCCCACACCGATGCCCATTTACAGGTCATGGCCGCTTCCCTTCTTGGCCCCGAAGATGTAGCCGTGGGCATCAGCCATACCGGGGCCAACAAAGACGTTTATGAAGCCTTGAAGACGGCCCGGGAAGCTGGAGCGAAAACCATTGGCATCACTAACTTCATGAAATCTCCCCTGACCCGTGTAACCGATATTTGCCTCTTTACCTCCGCCAGGGAAACGCATTTTCGTTCGGAAGCCATGTCCTCGCGTATCAGCCAGCTGGCCATAATAGACTCTCTCGTAGTCGGAGTTTCCCTCAGGCGCCAGGAAGAAGCCCTGAGTGGTTTACAAAAAATTCGCCACGCCATTGCCAACAAACGCTTTTAG
- the rd gene encoding rubredoxin, protein MEKYVCIACGYVYDPAEGDPANGIAPDTPFADLPEDWVCPVCSAGKEMFEPEA, encoded by the coding sequence ATGGAAAAATATGTCTGCATAGCGTGCGGCTATGTCTATGACCCGGCTGAAGGCGATCCTGCTAACGGCATCGCCCCGGATACGCCCTTTGCCGACCTGCCGGAAGATTGGGTTTGCCCGGTGTGCAGCGCCGGCAAAGAGATGTTTGAACCTGAAGCCTGA